In Campylobacter suis, the following proteins share a genomic window:
- a CDS encoding efflux RND transporter permease subunit has translation MFSKFFIDRPIFSGVLSIVIVIAGLMSMRGLPVEEYPQLTPPQISVSAVYTGANADVISNTVASVIEDEVNGVENMIYMQSTSSSSGSMNLNVYFKVGTDAKQATIDVNNRVQAALSRLPDEVQQIGVTVRERSSSILGLVAFTSTQMNEIELNNYVILNILDEIKRIKGIGDANVIGNKNYAMRIWLKPDLLAKYKISTTEVLGAIKVQNSQYAAGKIGEAPLENPVPYVYSIKADGRFSSPEQFNNIILRADNDGNILRLKDVAEIEIGSQNYSTKAFLNGKTMAPMMLFLQNGANAIETMNLIKEKLEEIKINYPQGLEHKVSYDTTTFVKLSIQEVVKTFIEAMILVMIVICMFLKSFRATIIPMLAVPVSIIGTFAGFYIMGFSINLITIFALVLAIGIVVDDAIIVIENVERIMHEEKEISVRDATIKAMQEVTTPVISIVLVLSAVFVPVSFMEGFVGVIQRQFALTLVLSVVLSGLVALTLTPALCAIMLKRSHDEPFWIVKKFNDFFDWSTSVFSAGVAKVLRHVIPSLIAVGIIIWVMLSLFKTLPGSLVPSEDKGYAIAVTSLPSASSSTRTLREVEDVAGKFLANSNVMNITSIAGYDMLSGVLRENAAIAFVQLKDWSERKSFEQSIFGLLGPFNGMLAPSKESVNFVINVPPINGLSMTGGFDMYLQNRSGKTYNEIAQDAAKVLAAANQHPALTRVRTNLDTTFPQYDINIDEDKAYLLGISKADIFTTIASTIGGYYTNDFSMFGKTYRVYVRASESFRNSADDIRNIFIKSKSGDMVALNTVATLTRSMGADLVERFNLFPAAKISGEPAPGYTSGDALNAIEQVVKDTLGVDEYSVAWSGTAYQEKDSTGAGQTAFIFGMVFVFLILAAQYERWLIPLAVITAVPFAVFGSLLATWMRGLTNDIYFQVGLLLLIGLSAKNAILIVEFAMQERKNGKNIFDAAVNAAKLRFRPIVMTSIAFSMGILPMVISTGAGAASRHSLATGLIGGMIAATTIAIFFVPLFYYLLEKLNEKFWNKNKQDRSVANA, from the coding sequence ATGTTTTCTAAATTTTTTATCGATAGGCCGATATTTTCTGGGGTACTGTCTATCGTTATAGTTATTGCTGGTCTTATGTCAATGCGCGGACTTCCAGTTGAAGAGTACCCACAACTAACACCACCGCAAATTTCTGTCAGTGCTGTTTATACAGGCGCAAACGCTGATGTTATATCAAACACGGTTGCTTCAGTTATAGAAGATGAAGTTAATGGTGTTGAAAATATGATATACATGCAAAGCACTTCAAGCTCAAGTGGCTCTATGAATTTAAATGTCTATTTTAAGGTCGGAACCGACGCAAAACAAGCAACTATAGATGTAAATAACCGCGTTCAAGCCGCACTCTCACGCTTACCAGATGAAGTTCAGCAAATAGGCGTTACTGTTCGTGAAAGAAGTAGCTCCATACTAGGGCTTGTTGCATTTACAAGCACACAAATGAATGAGATAGAGCTAAATAACTATGTTATCCTAAATATACTTGATGAGATAAAGCGTATAAAAGGTATAGGGGACGCCAATGTTATAGGCAATAAAAACTACGCTATGAGAATTTGGCTAAAGCCTGATCTTCTTGCAAAGTATAAAATTTCAACAACTGAGGTTTTAGGTGCGATAAAGGTTCAAAATAGCCAGTACGCAGCAGGCAAGATAGGTGAAGCACCTCTTGAAAATCCCGTTCCTTATGTTTATTCTATAAAGGCAGATGGGCGCTTTAGCTCACCTGAGCAATTTAACAATATCATATTAAGAGCCGATAATGACGGCAATATTTTAAGACTAAAAGATGTCGCAGAGATTGAAATAGGCTCACAAAACTACTCTACAAAAGCATTTTTAAACGGTAAAACCATGGCTCCGATGATGCTATTTTTACAAAACGGTGCAAATGCTATTGAGACAATGAATTTAATAAAAGAAAAACTTGAAGAGATAAAGATAAACTACCCGCAAGGACTTGAACATAAGGTCTCATATGATACCACAACCTTTGTTAAACTCTCTATACAAGAGGTTGTTAAGACTTTTATAGAGGCGATGATACTTGTTATGATCGTTATTTGTATGTTCCTAAAGAGCTTTAGGGCAACGATAATACCAATGCTTGCCGTTCCAGTTTCTATCATAGGAACATTTGCAGGCTTTTACATAATGGGCTTTTCAATAAACCTTATAACCATTTTTGCACTTGTCCTTGCTATTGGTATAGTTGTTGATGATGCGATCATAGTTATAGAAAATGTCGAGCGTATAATGCATGAAGAAAAAGAGATAAGCGTTCGTGACGCTACCATAAAAGCTATGCAAGAAGTTACTACGCCAGTTATATCTATCGTACTTGTTCTTTCAGCGGTCTTTGTGCCAGTTAGCTTTATGGAGGGTTTTGTGGGGGTTATACAACGCCAATTTGCCCTTACTCTCGTGCTTTCAGTTGTACTCTCAGGACTTGTTGCACTTACGCTTACTCCAGCACTTTGTGCGATAATGCTAAAACGCTCACATGATGAGCCATTTTGGATCGTTAAGAAATTTAATGACTTTTTTGACTGGAGCACAAGTGTATTTTCGGCTGGTGTTGCAAAAGTACTTCGTCATGTTATCCCTAGCTTAATAGCTGTTGGCATTATCATATGGGTTATGCTAAGTTTATTTAAAACACTTCCTGGCTCTCTTGTGCCTTCAGAAGATAAAGGCTACGCCATAGCCGTAACTTCGCTTCCATCAGCCTCTTCATCAACAAGAACACTTAGAGAAGTTGAAGATGTTGCGGGAAAATTTCTTGCAAATTCAAATGTTATGAACATAACCTCCATAGCAGGCTATGACATGCTCTCAGGAGTTTTGCGAGAAAATGCTGCGATAGCATTTGTGCAGCTTAAAGACTGGAGCGAAAGAAAATCTTTTGAACAAAGTATATTTGGGCTACTTGGACCATTTAATGGCATGCTAGCACCTTCAAAAGAGAGTGTAAATTTCGTCATAAATGTTCCACCTATAAATGGCCTTAGTATGACTGGCGGCTTTGATATGTATTTACAAAATAGAAGTGGAAAAACCTATAATGAAATAGCACAAGACGCAGCAAAAGTTCTAGCCGCGGCAAATCAACATCCAGCGCTTACCCGCGTTAGAACCAACCTTGATACGACCTTCCCTCAGTATGACATAAATATAGACGAGGATAAGGCTTATTTGCTTGGCATAAGCAAGGCGGATATATTTACAACTATCGCTTCAACTATAGGCGGATACTACACAAACGACTTTTCTATGTTTGGCAAAACTTACCGCGTGTATGTTCGAGCAAGTGAGAGCTTTAGAAACTCAGCCGATGATATAAGAAATATTTTCATAAAAAGCAAAAGCGGGGATATGGTCGCACTAAATACGGTCGCAACGCTGACAAGAAGTATGGGGGCAGATCTAGTTGAACGCTTTAATCTCTTTCCAGCAGCAAAAATTTCAGGCGAACCTGCACCAGGATACACATCTGGTGACGCCCTAAACGCCATCGAGCAAGTTGTAAAAGATACGCTTGGAGTTGATGAGTACAGTGTTGCTTGGAGCGGGACTGCGTATCAAGAAAAAGACTCTACTGGAGCTGGTCAAACAGCATTTATCTTTGGTATGGTATTTGTCTTTTTAATCCTTGCTGCACAGTATGAAAGATGGCTTATACCTCTTGCGGTTATCACAGCCGTTCCTTTTGCTGTCTTTGGCTCACTTCTTGCAACCTGGATGCGTGGTCTTACAAATGATATATATTTTCAAGTTGGCTTGTTGCTACTCATTGGTTTGTCGGCTAAAAATGCTATATTAATCGTTGAATTTGCAATGCAAGAGAGAAAAAATGGTAAAAATATCTTTGATGCGGCTGTAAATGCTGCCAAGCTTCGCTTTCGCCCTATCGTCATGACATCGATAGCTTTTTCTATGGGAATTTTACCAATGGTTATATCAACAGGTGCTGGTGCAGCCTCTCGTCACTCTTTGGCAACTGGACTTATCGGTGGGATGATAGCCGCAACAACGATAGCGATATTTTTCGTACCACTTTTTTATTACTTACTTGAAAAGCTTAATGAAAAATTTTGGAACAAAAACAAACAGGATAGGAGCGTAGCAAATGCGTAA
- a CDS encoding D-2-hydroxyacid dehydrogenase, whose product MKKLTIVCLDADTLGDINLSVFNKFGEFKSYATTKPDERMERLMGADVVITNKVIIDKDVMDRCELKLICISATGMNNVDLEYAKLKNIAVKNVAGYSTNSVVQQTFASLLALLNQIKFYDNYVQSGEWVKSDIFTNLDAPISELAGKKFGIIGLGEIGQKVASVASAFGAKVCYFSTSGANNNAFYERLELDELLKQCDIVSIHAPLNEKTKNLIGERELNLMKNGAILMNFGRGGIVDEGALAKAVDERGLRACLDVLEAEPMLAGHPLLSVKNKNSLIITPHIAWASSEARATLIAKIVQNIENFIKENDGN is encoded by the coding sequence ATGAAAAAACTAACAATCGTCTGCCTTGATGCAGATACTTTAGGAGATATCAACCTTAGTGTTTTTAATAAATTTGGAGAGTTTAAAAGTTACGCTACAACTAAGCCAGATGAGCGTATGGAGCGTTTAATGGGCGCTGATGTTGTCATAACAAATAAAGTCATAATCGATAAAGATGTTATGGATAGATGTGAGCTAAAACTTATTTGTATAAGTGCTACTGGGATGAATAATGTTGATTTAGAGTACGCAAAGTTAAAAAATATCGCTGTTAAAAATGTCGCAGGATATTCTACAAATAGCGTCGTTCAGCAAACTTTTGCCTCACTTCTTGCTTTGCTTAATCAGATAAAATTTTATGATAACTATGTACAAAGTGGCGAATGGGTAAAAAGCGATATTTTTACAAACCTTGATGCACCTATCAGCGAACTTGCTGGTAAAAAATTTGGCATTATTGGACTTGGTGAGATAGGTCAAAAAGTAGCTAGTGTAGCGTCTGCATTTGGTGCGAAAGTGTGCTATTTTTCAACAAGCGGAGCTAATAACAACGCCTTTTATGAAAGGCTTGAGCTTGATGAGCTTTTAAAACAGTGCGATATAGTTAGCATTCATGCTCCGTTAAATGAAAAAACAAAAAATTTAATAGGCGAGCGCGAGCTAAATTTGATGAAAAATGGTGCTATTTTAATGAATTTTGGTCGCGGTGGCATAGTAGATGAAGGAGCACTTGCAAAAGCGGTAGATGAGCGAGGGCTAAGAGCCTGTCTTGATGTTTTAGAGGCTGAGCCTATGCTTGCTGGACATCCACTTTTAAGCGTAAAAAACAAAAACTCACTTATCATCACACCACATATTGCGTGGGCTAGCAGTGAGGCAAGAGCGACTTTGATAGCCAAAATAGTTCAAAATATAGAAAATTTTATAAAGGAAAATGATGGCAACTGA
- a CDS encoding glutathionylspermidine synthase family protein, whose protein sequence is MKLQKIEPLNKNFMEQIGFSWHTDSDESAYVSNEIIEVSQDEAEAYYQSVNELYDMCVAAAQHIIDNNLFHEVGIPFNLVELVKESWQNDVHWHLYGRFDLAGGIDGKPIKLIEFNADTPTAVFETAIIQWAMLKYNKMDENSQFNDLYLGLVENFKRLVTLNEDTSEFEKFYEGWKILFSCVGGNTEDENTTKLLAAAAKETGFYTDFAYVNEVSFDDEEGIFYNGENYEYWFKLIPWEQIAVEEGELALILKNILKNQKAIVLNPAYTLLFQSKAILKILWDLYPNHPLLLRADDKALSGIKCVKKPVFGREGANISIIEADGSVSEKTDGIYDENRAIYQEFYEFNKDEKGQSYQAGVFFAFEGCALGFRKGGQILNNTSKFVGHFIK, encoded by the coding sequence ATGAAACTACAAAAGATAGAGCCTTTAAATAAAAATTTTATGGAACAAATCGGCTTTTCATGGCACACTGATAGCGATGAAAGTGCCTATGTAAGCAATGAGATTATCGAGGTTAGTCAAGATGAAGCGGAGGCGTATTATCAGTCGGTAAATGAGCTTTATGATATGTGCGTTGCTGCTGCACAGCATATTATAGACAATAACCTTTTTCACGAAGTTGGCATACCGTTTAACCTTGTTGAGCTTGTAAAAGAGAGCTGGCAAAACGATGTTCATTGGCATCTTTATGGTAGGTTTGACCTAGCTGGTGGGATCGATGGTAAGCCTATAAAGCTGATAGAATTTAACGCCGATACACCTACAGCAGTCTTTGAGACAGCCATCATTCAGTGGGCTATGTTAAAATATAATAAAATGGATGAAAATAGCCAGTTTAATGACTTGTATTTGGGTCTTGTCGAAAATTTTAAGCGGCTTGTTACACTTAATGAAGATACAAGTGAGTTTGAGAAATTTTATGAGGGTTGGAAAATTTTATTTAGTTGCGTTGGTGGAAACACTGAGGATGAAAACACCACTAAACTCCTTGCAGCTGCGGCAAAAGAGACTGGATTTTACACAGATTTTGCCTATGTAAATGAAGTTAGCTTTGATGATGAAGAGGGCATTTTTTATAATGGCGAAAACTATGAGTACTGGTTTAAGCTCATACCTTGGGAGCAGATAGCAGTCGAGGAGGGAGAGCTTGCGCTTATACTAAAAAATATCCTTAAAAATCAAAAAGCCATCGTGCTAAACCCAGCCTATACACTACTTTTTCAAAGTAAGGCTATCCTTAAAATTTTATGGGATCTCTATCCTAATCATCCACTTTTGCTTCGTGCAGACGATAAAGCGCTTAGTGGAATAAAATGTGTGAAAAAACCAGTTTTTGGTCGTGAAGGGGCAAATATCTCTATCATAGAAGCAGATGGGTCTGTAAGTGAGAAAACGGATGGAATTTATGATGAAAATAGGGCGATTTATCAGGAATTTTATGAGTTTAACAAGGATGAAAAAGGGCAAAGCTATCAAGCTGGAGTATTTTTTGCCTTTGAGGGGTGTGCGCTTGGCTTTAGAAAAGGTGGCCAAATTTTAAATAATACATCAAAATTTGTAGGACATTTTATAAAATGA
- a CDS encoding UPF0323 family lipoprotein: MKHIKKIATYAAIGGFGAIVMTGLSGCGGSNENFDQASEQSNASGAFVIIEEVTKGKYKVVEEYPASQTRVVLKSLDGTEKVMTKEEMDALVAEENAKIDNGTSNLTNPNAQLSSGTGMGLGEVLLSSIAGAMIGSWIGNKLFNNQTFQNQRQTAYKNPSAYTRSVNSFNNAKTSAGAPKAAGKSGFFGSSGGSSGSSSQQSVGG; this comes from the coding sequence GTGAAGCATATTAAGAAAATAGCAACCTATGCTGCTATAGGTGGTTTTGGTGCGATAGTTATGACGGGGCTTAGTGGTTGTGGTGGTTCAAATGAAAATTTTGATCAAGCTAGCGAGCAGTCTAACGCAAGTGGTGCATTTGTTATCATAGAAGAGGTTACAAAAGGTAAGTATAAGGTAGTCGAGGAGTATCCAGCCAGCCAAACTCGTGTTGTATTAAAAAGCCTTGATGGTACTGAAAAAGTGATGACAAAAGAGGAGATGGATGCGTTGGTTGCCGAAGAAAACGCAAAGATAGATAACGGCACATCAAATTTAACCAACCCAAATGCTCAGCTTAGTAGTGGCACTGGTATGGGTCTTGGCGAGGTTTTGCTAAGCTCGATAGCTGGTGCGATGATAGGTAGCTGGATCGGCAATAAGTTATTTAATAACCAAACATTTCAAAATCAACGCCAAACGGCCTACAAAAACCCAAGCGCTTATACAAGAAGCGTAAATAGTTTTAATAATGCAAAGACAAGTGCTGGTGCTCCAAAGGCAGCTGGAAAGAGTGGATTTTTCGGCTCAAGCGGTGGTTCTAGTGGCTCAAGTAGCCAGCAATCAGTTGGTGGCTGA
- the ccoG gene encoding cytochrome c oxidase accessory protein CcoG, protein MQNFITNWTKKRHITYLLITCFALVIPFIRINDAHFFLLSFDKKELHLLFTRFDMQELYLMPFVFIILFLFIFFVTTLGGRVWCGWSCPQSIFRYMFRDIIQTKILKIYANYKNKQKDPQSMPKRVLAVIIWIFISLIIACNFVWFFVPPEDFFTYMQNPAEHKFLIGMVLLIAAWLVFDICYLAERFCVYLCPYARIQSVMFDNDTIQVIYDESRGGKIYDKNVKLWKKPKIDGAQCTGCEACVKICPTHIDIRKGMQLECINCLDCADACSHTMNALGLPSLISWTSENSLKTKQKVKYARFRTIAYCVALFIAGSALFLMGGKKENMLLNINRTSELYKISDDGSVHNYYTFLFQNIDKKAHSYYFDTNDTNLKIVRPSEPIEIKAGAKQRVIVTISSPKIPLDKDKDTPLSIGINAYATDDKENINVKRDTIFVYPKGE, encoded by the coding sequence ATGCAAAATTTCATAACAAACTGGACAAAAAAACGCCACATTACCTACCTTCTCATAACCTGTTTTGCACTTGTTATACCATTTATCAGGATAAACGATGCGCATTTTTTTCTACTAAGTTTTGACAAAAAAGAGCTTCATCTCCTCTTTACTCGCTTTGATATGCAAGAGCTTTACCTAATGCCCTTTGTTTTTATTATATTGTTTTTATTTATATTTTTCGTAACAACACTTGGTGGTCGAGTTTGGTGTGGCTGGAGCTGCCCGCAAAGCATTTTTAGATATATGTTTAGGGACATCATACAAACTAAAATTTTAAAAATTTATGCAAATTATAAAAATAAGCAAAAAGATCCGCAAAGTATGCCAAAAAGGGTTTTGGCAGTTATTATTTGGATATTTATATCGCTTATTATTGCCTGTAACTTTGTATGGTTTTTTGTCCCTCCAGAAGATTTTTTCACATACATGCAAAATCCAGCCGAGCATAAATTTCTTATCGGTATGGTTTTACTTATCGCGGCTTGGCTTGTTTTTGATATTTGCTATTTGGCTGAGCGCTTTTGTGTTTATCTTTGCCCGTATGCAAGGATTCAGTCTGTTATGTTTGATAATGACACCATTCAAGTGATTTACGATGAAAGTCGTGGTGGAAAAATTTATGATAAAAATGTCAAACTCTGGAAAAAGCCAAAGATAGATGGAGCGCAGTGTACTGGCTGTGAAGCCTGTGTAAAAATATGTCCTACACACATTGACATCCGCAAAGGCATGCAACTTGAATGCATAAACTGTCTTGACTGCGCTGATGCTTGCTCACACACAATGAACGCACTTGGTTTGCCATCACTTATCAGCTGGACTAGTGAAAATTCCTTAAAAACAAAACAAAAGGTAAAATACGCACGCTTTAGAACGATTGCTTACTGCGTAGCGCTGTTTATAGCTGGTAGCGCGCTATTTTTAATGGGTGGCAAAAAAGAAAATATGCTTTTAAATATCAACCGAACAAGTGAACTTTATAAAATTTCAGACGATGGCAGTGTACATAACTACTACACATTTTTGTTTCAAAACATTGATAAAAAGGCACATAGCTACTATTTTGACACAAACGATACAAACCTAAAAATCGTCCGTCCAAGTGAGCCAATCGAGATAAAAGCTGGTGCAAAACAACGCGTCATAGTAACCATATCATCTCCAAAAATTCCCCTTGATAAAGATAAGGATACGCCGCTTAGCATAGGTATAAATGCTTATGCCACGGACGATAAAGAAAATATAAATGTTAAAAGAGACACTATTTTTGTGTATCCAAAAGGAGAGTAA
- the rpsU gene encoding 30S ribosomal protein S21 — protein sequence MPGIKVHPNESFDEAYRKFKKQVDRNLVVTEVRARRFFEPNTEIRKKQKIAARKKMLKRLYMLRRYESRL from the coding sequence GTGCCAGGTATTAAGGTACATCCTAATGAGTCATTTGATGAGGCTTACAGGAAATTCAAAAAACAAGTTGATCGTAACCTTGTCGTAACCGAAGTGCGTGCAAGACGCTTTTTCGAGCCTAATACTGAGATCCGCAAAAAACAAAAGATCGCAGCTAGGAAGAAAATGCTTAAGCGTTTATACATGCTTAGACGCTACGAGTCAAGACTCTAA
- a CDS encoding TetR/AcrR family transcriptional regulator has translation MAISKKGKKRYEAVIEAAHELFLQNGYEKTSLNQIVSKSGGSLASVYKFFENKEKLFAIILEREVEKFQAEVDEISGLKQSTDLSDFLNKFGLVYLEIFYKPESTKFLRIIISETYKNKELGKLTADLFTNSTINFLSTFFKKPEISNKLKEFDPQILAFNFCALIREPFFMQTLILGEEPDPISKKEKKQIVADIVEMFLKGVCK, from the coding sequence ATGGCAATTTCAAAAAAGGGTAAAAAACGCTACGAAGCCGTTATAGAAGCAGCCCACGAGCTTTTTTTGCAAAATGGTTATGAAAAAACGAGCTTAAATCAAATAGTTTCAAAAAGTGGTGGCTCTCTTGCTAGCGTTTATAAATTTTTTGAAAACAAAGAGAAGCTTTTTGCTATCATCTTAGAGCGTGAAGTTGAAAAATTCCAAGCTGAAGTCGATGAAATTTCAGGCCTTAAGCAAAGCACTGATTTGAGTGATTTTCTAAATAAATTTGGACTTGTTTATTTAGAAATTTTTTATAAACCAGAAAGTACAAAATTTCTTAGAATCATAATATCAGAAACATATAAAAATAAAGAGCTTGGCAAGCTTACAGCAGATCTTTTTACAAACTCAACTATAAATTTTCTCTCTACCTTTTTTAAAAAACCAGAAATTTCAAATAAATTAAAAGAATTTGACCCACAAATACTTGCATTTAACTTCTGCGCACTCATAAGAGAGCCATTTTTTATGCAAACACTTATACTTGGCGAAGAGCCAGATCCTATAAGTAAAAAAGAGAAAAAGCAAATCGTCGCTGACATAGTTGAGATGTTCTTAAAAGGCGTATGCAAGTAG
- a CDS encoding efflux RND transporter periplasmic adaptor subunit, whose amino-acid sequence MYKFSVITLTFLATLTFTGCEMLDKFLGKKDDAPAQAKNAQQAAVPVDVIVAKKADNKMNFEYPTRLQSQQDVVMVAKVSGTIIKQNFKPGQSIKAGDVLFLIEPDTYEAMYEVAKANILQAEASLKNAKSEADRVKKLLSQKAVSQKDYDNTIAALETANANLASAKANAKTAKLNLDYTRITAPFDGVAGENLIDVGAYVIASNTQLVRLTKTNPIEARFYIADSANLSRINNLANNSWVQINTDANLTLNGENFSGKVTFIDNTVDVNTGSVLAKAEFQNSQNKLLAGAFAKIIMTGFVQKDSFLIPQIAIKQDTISPYILVAQDEKVVKKPIKITYQTSTTAIVTEGINDNDQIIINNFGKIGVGASVKPQIKE is encoded by the coding sequence ATGTATAAATTTAGCGTTATCACTTTAACTTTTTTAGCCACTCTAACATTTACAGGTTGTGAAATGCTAGATAAATTTCTAGGCAAAAAAGATGACGCACCAGCACAGGCAAAAAATGCACAACAAGCAGCTGTCCCTGTGGATGTTATAGTTGCTAAAAAGGCTGATAATAAAATGAACTTCGAGTATCCAACTCGCCTACAAAGTCAGCAAGATGTCGTGATGGTAGCAAAAGTCTCTGGTACGATAATAAAGCAAAATTTTAAACCAGGTCAAAGCATAAAGGCTGGAGATGTCTTATTTTTAATAGAGCCAGACACTTATGAAGCGATGTATGAGGTTGCAAAGGCAAATATCTTACAAGCTGAAGCATCACTTAAAAACGCTAAAAGTGAGGCAGATAGAGTAAAAAAACTGCTCTCTCAAAAAGCAGTTAGTCAAAAAGATTATGACAATACTATAGCAGCACTAGAAACTGCAAATGCAAACCTGGCAAGCGCAAAGGCAAATGCAAAAACAGCTAAGCTAAATCTTGACTATACCCGTATAACAGCGCCTTTTGATGGTGTTGCAGGTGAAAATTTAATAGATGTAGGCGCCTATGTCATAGCAAGCAACACACAACTTGTAAGACTCACAAAGACAAACCCAATAGAGGCAAGATTTTACATAGCAGATTCAGCAAATTTAAGCAGGATAAATAATCTTGCAAACAATAGCTGGGTACAAATAAATACAGACGCAAATTTAACCTTAAATGGCGAAAATTTCAGCGGAAAAGTAACTTTTATAGACAACACAGTTGATGTAAATACTGGTAGCGTTTTAGCAAAGGCAGAATTTCAAAATAGCCAAAATAAACTGCTTGCTGGCGCATTTGCAAAGATTATAATGACTGGCTTTGTTCAAAAAGATAGTTTTTTAATACCACAAATTGCGATCAAACAAGATACGATATCGCCTTATATCCTAGTCGCACAAGATGAAAAAGTTGTTAAAAAACCTATCAAAATCACATACCAAACATCAACAACAGCGATAGTTACAGAAGGCATTAATGATAATGATCAAATCATCATAAATAATTTTGGTAAAATCGGCGTTGGTGCAAGCGTTAAGCCGCAAATCAAGGAGTAA
- a CDS encoding DNA-binding protein: MQKLPVGEAAEILGISKEAVYNRIRRGSLKSIEQDGIKFVIIGEEAQTEQKPKTQKKPRKTQATAKQDSEFISFLLNELNELKAQNANLQSDKERLFKEKEQMLIQSKQEISTIYKERDEKLMAFLNAMGQIPHLNKSQDRKFEDVVEAEVQNDIEHKFVNINEYLSELNLDQKSLKKAQKKIIKNINKSKFVKFKNGVILVRRDKKLKQIIGENE, translated from the coding sequence ATGCAAAAGTTGCCTGTTGGCGAAGCTGCTGAGATTTTAGGCATAAGCAAAGAAGCTGTTTATAACCGCATACGACGAGGCTCGTTAAAATCAATCGAACAAGATGGTATTAAATTTGTAATAATCGGCGAAGAAGCCCAAACAGAACAAAAGCCAAAAACTCAGAAAAAACCTAGAAAAACACAAGCAACAGCTAAGCAAGATAGTGAGTTTATAAGTTTTTTACTAAATGAATTAAATGAGCTAAAAGCTCAAAATGCAAATCTACAAAGCGATAAAGAGCGGCTTTTTAAAGAAAAAGAGCAGATGTTAATCCAAAGCAAGCAAGAAATTTCAACGATTTATAAAGAGCGTGATGAAAAGCTTATGGCTTTTTTAAACGCAATGGGTCAAATTCCGCATCTAAACAAGTCGCAAGATAGAAAATTTGAGGATGTAGTTGAGGCTGAGGTTCAAAATGATATAGAGCATAAATTTGTTAATATAAATGAATATCTGAGCGAGCTAAATTTAGATCAAAAAAGTCTAAAAAAGGCACAAAAAAAGATCATAAAAAATATAAATAAATCAAAATTTGTAAAATTTAAAAACGGTGTGATACTTGTAAGAAGAGATAAAAAACTAAAACAGATTATTGGAGAAAATGAGTGA
- a CDS encoding YajQ family cyclic di-GMP-binding protein, with amino-acid sequence MATEHSFDISASVDMMEVKNALETAKKELAARYDFKGVVAEMELNEKEKTVTLLSSSDSKVDALKDILISKLIKRNIPPVAISESKRESASGGNIKAILKLNDTLDGENSKKITKAIKDAKLKVTASIRGEEVRVVGKSIDDLQECIRIVKGLNLELPLSFKNLK; translated from the coding sequence ATGGCAACTGAACATAGTTTTGATATAAGTGCGAGTGTGGATATGATGGAGGTTAAAAATGCCTTAGAAACCGCTAAGAAAGAGCTTGCGGCAAGGTATGACTTTAAAGGTGTAGTGGCTGAAATGGAACTAAATGAAAAGGAAAAGACCGTCACGCTTTTAAGCTCAAGCGATAGTAAAGTCGATGCTTTAAAGGATATTTTAATCTCAAAACTAATCAAGCGAAATATCCCGCCAGTTGCGATATCTGAAAGCAAACGAGAGAGCGCAAGCGGCGGAAATATAAAAGCTATTTTAAAGCTAAATGACACACTTGATGGCGAAAATTCTAAAAAGATCACAAAAGCCATAAAAGATGCAAAACTAAAAGTAACAGCTAGTATAAGAGGCGAAGAGGTGCGAGTGGTTGGTAAAAGCATTGATGATTTGCAAGAGTGCATACGCATAGTAAAAGGCCTAAACTTAGAGCTTCCACTAAGTTTTAAAAATTTAAAATAG